One Hevea brasiliensis isolate MT/VB/25A 57/8 chromosome 5, ASM3005281v1, whole genome shotgun sequence genomic region harbors:
- the LOC110658155 gene encoding LOW QUALITY PROTEIN: UTP--glucose-1-phosphate uridylyltransferase (The sequence of the model RefSeq protein was modified relative to this genomic sequence to represent the inferred CDS: substituted 1 base at 1 genomic stop codon), which yields MTLHSIVIQKLLSTNAHLGRRVVADHFKIYTYGIRNEKAIIDSDKTLICLRNAANFIAHMARDKKARFLFVNTNPLFDEIVEQMTKKIGLYSPRDSIMWRMGGFLTNSFSPKKFRSRNKKVCFGPIQPPDCVVVLDSERKSSVILEADRLQVPIVALVDSNMPWEYYKKIAYPIPANDSVQFVYLFCNLITKTILLEQKKLKALKGDAAKEEPVVSKKESRXSSENTKQIEQSESESKVSPSIDELLVVPYQNLAPPPYDIVEIKQLLEKLVIVKFNGTLGNPVGFSGPKSAIEVCNGLTSLDLIVNQVESLNSKYGCHIPLVLMNSTRTHDDTLKVLGKYARLSVDIHPFSLESLDDQNSEDKSSTSEDASAFLSLMKSGTLDVLLSQGKEYVHVISSDNSAAAIDPNILNHLIQNKIEYCMEVTPTASTYMRNSLANQRQGRFQLREITQNPSKHLMEEFKFIDTRSLWVNLKTIKRLVDTDALKVENLSIAKLFDQAIGIIVPQSRFVPLNATSDMLLLQSDLYSSSEGILVRNAARDNPVNPSIELGPEFEKVSDFLSRFKSIPSIAGLESLKVIGDVWFGADVTLKGRVRIVAKPGQKLEIPDGVVLENKEISDPADI from the exons ATGACCCTCCACTCCATTGTAATCCAGAAACTACTCAGCACTAATGCTCATTTGGGCCGCCGCGTGGTCGCCGATCACTTCAAGATCTATACGTACGGAATCCGGAACGAGAAGGCCATAATCGATTCCGATAAAACCCTAATCTGTCTTCGGAATGCTGCCAACTTCATTGCCCATATGGCTCGTGACAAGAAAGCCCGTTTTCTATTCGTCAATACCAATCCTCTCTTCGATGAGATCGTAGAACAAATGACCAAGAAGATTGGGCTGTATAGCCCTAGAGATAGCATTATGTGGAGAATGGGCGGTTTTTTAACTAATAGTTTTAGCCCTAAAAAATTTAGGTCGAGAAATAAAAAG GTTTGTTTTGGACCAATACAACCGCCAGACTGTGTAGTGGTGTTGGATTCAGAGAGGAAGAGTTCAGTGATTTTGGAGGCTGATAGGCTTCAGGTTCCAATTGTGGCTCTGGTAGATTCCAATATGCCATGGGAGTACTATAAGAAGATTGCGTATCCTATTCCTGCCAATGATTCAGTTCAATTTGTGTACTTGTTTTGCAATCTGATTACCAAGACTATCTTGCTCGAGCAGAAGAAGTTGAAAGCATTGAAGGGAGATGCTGCTAAAGAAGAGCCAGTTGTTTCTAAGAAAGAATCCAGGTAATCCAGT GAGAACACAAAACAGATTGAGCAAAGTGAGAGCGAGAGCAAAGTCAGCCCTTCAATTGATGAACTGCTAGTTGTTCCTTATCAGAATTTGGCTCCTCCTCCTTATG ATATTGTGGAAATTAAACAGCTTTTGGAAAAGCTTGTGATCGTGAAGTTCAATGGCACTTTGGGGAACCCAGTGGGGTTTAGTGGCCCCAA GTCTGCAATTGAAGTTTGTAATGGTTTGACTTCTCTTGACTTAATTGTtaatcaagttgag TCTCTCAATTCCAAGTATGGGTGCCACATACCTTTGGTGCTTATGAATTCAACCAGAACACATGATGATACCTTGAAG GTTTTGGGGAAATATGCCAGGTTAAGTGTTGATATTCATCCTTTTAGCCTG GAATCTCTTGATGATCAGAACAGCGAGGATAAATC GTCTACTTCTGAGGATGCTTCAGCGTTCCTTTCCTTGATGAAGAGTGGAACTCTTGATGTATTATTGTCACAG GGAAAGGAGTATGTGCATGTGATTAGCTCAGATAACTCTGCTGCTGCCATTGATCCTA ATATCCTGAACCATTTGATCCAAAACAAGATCGAATATTGTATGGAG GTGACTCCAACTGCATCAACTTATATGAGGAATAGTTTGGCTAATCAGCGTCAAGGAAGGTTTCAG CTTCGGGAAATTACGCAGAATCCTTCTAAGCAT TTGATGGAGGAATTCAAATTTATTGATACAAGAAGCTT ATGGGTGAATTTGAAAACCATTAAAAGGCTTGTTGATACTGATGCGCTGAAGGTGGAGAATCTTTCAATTGCAAAG TTATTTGATCAAGCTATTGGCATAATTGTCCCTCAATCTCGGTTTGTACCACTAAATGCAACATCGGACATGCTTCTTCTCCAG TCTGATCTGTATTCATCTTCTGAAGGCATCTTAGTTCGGAATGCAGCTAGAGATAACCCTGTAAATCCATCTATTGAATTAGGACCTGAATTTGAAAAG GTTAGTGACTTCCTAAGTCGCTTCAAATCCATCCCTAGTATAGCTGGGCTAGAAAGCTTGAAGGTGATTGGTGATGTGTGGTTTGGAGCTGATGTGACTCTTAAG GGGAGAGTAAGAATTGTTGCAAAGCCTGGGCAGAAATTGGAAATTCCTGATGGAGTGGTGCTGGAGAACAAG GAGATCAGTGATCCTGCTGACATTTGA
- the LOC110658154 gene encoding MLO-like protein 1 has protein sequence MSGGGSEEKKSLEFTPTWVVAAVCTVIVAISLAVERFLHYGGKYLKRKNQKPLYEAVQKVKEELMLLGFISLLLTVSQGTISKICVPEHVITNMLPCNLAEKSKGEKSNTTATTEHFQRFFSTSISSTARRLLAESTESQIGYCARKDKVPLLSVEALHHLHIFIFVLAIVHVAYSVLTVLFGGARIRQWQHWENSIAKYDTGEVLRKKVTHVRQNTFIREHFQGIGKDSALLGWVHSFFKQFYASVTKSDYITLRLGFIMTHCRGNPNFNFHRYVLRALEDDFKIVVGISWYLWIFVIIFLLLNVNGWHTYFWIAFIPFLLLLAVGTKLEHVITQLAHDVAEKHVAIEGDLVVKPSDEHFWFNRPYIILFLIHFILFQNAFEIAFFFWIWVQYGFDSCIMGQVIYIVPRLIIGVIIQILCSYSTLPLYAIVTQMGSYYKKAIFDEHIQASVLGWAEKAKRKAGLKAAAAKDGSNQSSSHQSSSGIQLGRVGRNGSTQEIQPSAGSGGQT, from the exons atgagtgGTGGAGGAAGTGAAGAGAAAAAATCTTTAGAGTTCACACCCACATGGGTTGTTGCTGCTGTGTGCACTGTGATTGTTGCCATTTCTCTAGCTGTTGAAAGATTTCTCCATTATGGTGGCAAATATCTTAAGAGGAAGAACCAGAAACCCCTATATGAAGCCGTCCAAAAAGTTAAAGAAG AGTTGATGCTTCTGGGTTTCATATCATTGCTATTGACAGTATCTCAGGGAACAATCTCTAAAATCTGTGTACCTGAGCATGTGATTACTAACATGCTTCCTTGTAATCTCGCCGAAAAGAGTAAAGGAGAAAAATCTAATACTACAGCTACAACCGAACATTTTCAGAGGTTCTTCTCTACTAGCATATCTAGCACTGCCAGGCGCCTACTGGCTGAATCAACTGAATCCCAGATAGGTTACTGTGCGAGGAAG GATAAGGTGCCATTGTTATCTGTAGAAGCTCTACATCATCTACATATCTTTATCTTCGTCCTAGCCATTGTTCATGTTGCTTACAGTGTACTCACTGTTCTTTTCGGAGGGGCAAGG ATTCGTCAATGGCAACACTGGGAGAATTCAATTGCAAAATATGATACAGGTGAAG TTTTGAGAAAGAAGGTCACCCACGTCCGTCAAAACACATTTATCCGAGAGCATTTTCAGGGCATTGGCAAAGATTCAGCTCTGCTGGGGTGGGTG CATTCCTTTTTCAAGCAATTCTATGCATCTGTAACAAAGTCAGACTACATAACCCTGCGACTAGGTTTCATCATG ACACATTGCAGAGGAAatcctaattttaattttcacagATACGTGTTACGTGCCCTTGAAGATGACTTTAAGATAGTTGTTGGTATAAG TTGGTATCTTTGGATATTTGTGATCATCTTCTTATTGCTGAATGTTAATG GTTGGCATACATATTTCTGGATAGCATTCATTCCTTTCCTT CTTCTACTGGCCGTGGGCACCAAGTTGGAGCATGTAATCACCCAGTTGGCTCATGATGTTGCTGAGAAACATGTAGCCATAGAAGGGGACTTAGTAGTTAAACCATCAGATGAGCACTTTTGGTTCAACCGACCTTACATTATCCTGTTCTTGATTCATTTCATCCTCTTCCAAAATGCTTTTGAGATTGCATTTTTCTTCTGGATTTGG GTTCAATATGGCTTTGACTCCTGCATAATGGGACAGGTCATATATATTGTCCCCAGGCTAATTATTGG GGTGATCATTCAGATACTCTGCAGTTACAGCACCCTTCCACTTTATGCCATTGTCACACAG ATGGGAAGTTATTACAAGAAAGCAATATTCGATGAGCATATCCAAGCTAGCGTTCTTGGTTGGGCTGAGAAAGCAAAGAGAAAGGCAGGCCTAAAAGCAGCAGCAGCAAAAGATGGATCTAACCAATCAAGTTCTCATCAGAGTTCTTCAGGAATTCAGCTTGGAAGAGTTGGGCGCAATGGGTCCACTCAGGAGATCCAACCTTCAGCTGGTTCTGGTGGGCAGACATAA